From the genome of Vicia villosa cultivar HV-30 ecotype Madison, WI linkage group LG2, Vvil1.0, whole genome shotgun sequence, one region includes:
- the LOC131647551 gene encoding uncharacterized protein LOC131647551, whose amino-acid sequence MAFNISLRCLVTIALVFFVAVQGTLGVIECENLNQDKCAFAVSHAGKRCVLEKHVKRNGLEKYTCKTSEIEADKLKDHIESDECIKSCGLDRKSFGISSDSLVESSFTQKLCSPECYKSCPNIVDLYFNLAAGEGVFLPNLCQAQAGRRQMAEIKSSGIVAPPPFHSLQFFATAPQSSPQDIKLTASAPTSSPFY is encoded by the exons ATGGCCTTTAACATTAGCTTGAGATGTTTGGTAACAATTGCCCTTGTATTTTTTGTTGCTGTTCAAGGAACTCTTG GAGTTATAGAGTGTGAGAATTTGAATCAAGACAAATGTGCATTTGCAGTATCACATGCAGGAAAACGTTGTGTGCTTGAGAAGCATGTGAAGAGAAATGGTTTAGAGAAATATACATGTAAGACATCAGAGATTGAAGCTGATAAATTGAAAGATCATATTGAAAGTGATGAATGTATTAAATCTTGTGGTTTGGACAGAAAATCATTTGGAATTTCATCTGATTCTCTTGTTGAATCTAGTTTCACACAAAAGCTTTGTTCTCCTGAGTGTTACAAAAGTTGTCCGAATATTGTTGATCTATACTTCAACCTTGCTGCTGGTGAAGGTGTGTTTCTTCCCAACTTATGTCAAGCTCAAGCTGGTCGTAGACAAATGGCTGAGATCAAAAGCTCTGGCATAGTTGCACCTCCACCATTTCATTCTCTTCAATTCTTTGCTACTGCTCCACAATCTTCTCCTCAAGACATTAAACTCACTGCTTCTGCACCTACATCCTCACCATTCTACTAA